Within the Musa acuminata AAA Group cultivar baxijiao chromosome BXJ2-9, Cavendish_Baxijiao_AAA, whole genome shotgun sequence genome, the region gaatggaagatctcttgtattgcaaagatttgtatggacctttgcaaggggatagtgcaaaacctacaactatgatagatgatgagtggaagaggttagatcgaaaaacaattggatttattagacagtggcttgatgatagtgtatttcaccatgtttctactgaaatttctgcatattctctttggaaaaaattggaaagtctctatgaaagaaaaacagctggcaacaaagcttttttgatcagaaaacttgtgaacctaaaatatagagagggtgcttctattgctgagcatttgaatgaaatgcagagtattactaaccagttatcctctatgagaatatctcttgatgatgagttgcaggtattgttacttctcagttcattaccagaaagttgggagacactagtggtttcccttagtaattctgcgccagatggtattgtcactatgagtcaagtaacaagcagtttgttgaatgaggagttgagaagaaagagttcggcaacatctcagaatgattcacaggcacttatctcagagaacagaggaaggtcaaagtctagaagcagttcacgtatgggtaggagcaagtcaagatcaagaaaagatattgtttgctataactgtggtgagaaaggacattacaagaaccaatgtaagcaacctaagaagaacaagaaaaagggaaaagaagtggagtctacagagtcaaaggataatactacagctacagtgcaggatggtgattatttgattttgtctccttctgatgatattttttcttgtgtgtgtcaggatcttgagtgggtgattgacacaggtgcttcttatcatgctacaccacggagggagttttttgctacatacaggtctggaaactttggtgttgtcaagatgggcaactatggctcagcagacatcattggcatgggtgatatccatttaaagaccaaccttggctgtaagttggtacttaaggatgtgaggcatgtggttgacttgaggctaaatttaatttcagttggaagactagatgatgaagagtatgaaagcagatttcacagagggcaatggaagctcaataagggttctcttgttatagctaatggaaagaaatgtcatactttgtacaggttgcaggctaaagcttatggtgagcagttaaatgctacagagaaagacttcagtatggagttgtggcataggcgattgggacacatgagcgagaaggggctgcaagctctttccaagagagaggtattaccagatctcagaggtatacatctgaacccttgtattgattgtttggctggtaaacaacatagagtttcatttgctagtgctgctttgtctagaaaaatgcatgccttagaccgtgtttatacagatgtatgtggtcctttgaggacaaaaactcctggtggatctgttgatgttcttggtataagtggtgcactttattttgtcacttttatagatgatttttccaggaaagtttgggcttatgctttgaagaccaaagatcaggttattaatgtcttcaaagagtttcatgccagggttgaaagggagacagaaaggaaattgaaatgcataagatcagataatggtggtgagtatatgggattgtttaatgactattgcaggtcgcatgggatccaacatgagatgacagttcctggtacacctcagcataatgcaattgcagagaggatgaaccgcaccatcatggaaaagatcagatgtatgctttcacaggccaaactacccaaaaggttttgggatgaggctttgaggactgcagttgatgtgatcaacttatcaccatgtacagccctagatggtgatgttgcagagcatgtatggtcagggaaagatgtttcctacaggcatttgagagtgtttggttgtcgtgcatttgcacatgttccagataatgagaggtccaagctagatggtaagtctaaagaatgtatttttcttggttactcacatgatcagtttggttacaggctttgggatccagaaaagcagaaggtgttcaggagtagagatgtggtcttctttgaggatcaaacctttgaggatttgaagaagaaggcaccagccaagacttctgtagaaggattagcagattgtgacccagttattcctccggtatatcagggtgatgggggagatgtgcaggaaaatagtgtagagcctgatattgatttacctgcaggacatgttgagcaagaagaagtaggagagcaagttcccgcagaacctcaattgagaagatcttctagacaacgtcaaccttccagaagatactctacagatgagtatgtgatgcttactgatgcaggtgaaccagagagttaccaggaagcagttgagagtgagcagaaagagaagtggttagttgctatgcaggaagagatggatgctcttcagaagaaccacacttatgatttggtgctgctaccaaatggaatgaaggccttgaagaacaagtgggtttttaggttgaagactcaagaatattgttctcaaccaaagtacaaagctagattggttgtgaaaggctttggtcaaaagaaaggtattgactttgaagagatattttctcctgttgttaaaatgtcttctattcgtgttgttcttggtattgttgctagccaggacttggaggttgagcagttagatgtgaagacagctttccttcatggtgatttgaaggaggaaatttatatggagcaaccagaaggcttcaaagtcaaaggtaaagataattttgtctgcaagttgaagaagagcttgtatgggctaaagcaagctccaagacagtggtacagaaagtttgattcatttatgacagaaaatggatacaaaagaatggcttcagatcattgtgtgtacatcaaatggtttggtgagaattttattattctcttactttatgttgatgacatgcttattcttggaaaagatatgtctaaaattgacaggttgaagaaggaactgagtgagtcttttgcaatgaaggacatggggccagcaaagcaaatactaggcatacagatttctcgtgataggaaaaacaagaagatttggttgtcacaggagaaatacatcgagaaggtattggaaagatttagtatgagcaatgctaagccagttggttctcctcttgcaggtcacttcaagttgtgctcagaacagagtccgtcaagtgatgaggagaaggagaaaatgcaaaaggttccttatgcttcagcagttggaagtttaatgtatgcaatggtatgtacgaggccggacatcgcatatgcagtgggtgttactagcagatttcttgcaaatccaggcaaagagcactgggcagcagtgaagtggatttttagatatctaaaagggagctctaaggtttgtttaagctttggaggtggaccacctgcgttaacagattacacagatgcagatatggcaagagatatagatacgaggaagtctacttcaggttatgtacttacttttgcagggggagctgtgtcatggcaatccaggttacaaaggtgtattgctctctccaccacagaagcagaatatattgctgctacagaggtatgcaaagaaatgttatggatgaaagaattcttacaagaattggagctgaaacaggaaaattatgtggtgcattgtgacagccagagtgccatccatttgtgtaagaacccaatgtttcattccaagtcaaagcatatagatgtcagataccactggattcgaaatgtatttgaagagaagcagttgcagcttcagaaaattcatacagatgacaacggagcagacatgttgacgaagaccttaacaaaagaaagacaggagatatgccgacagttggtcggtatgacttcacattgaggagtcatgggacagcctcccttatgggctgaagggggaggttgttgggctgatggcccatattcagcccatgtgggctttatcagcccacagctcacacccccttttaacctaaccctaattaagattaggagggTGTAGTGGCTGCGTttgagaggcagattaaagctataaaaaggcagcaacgaggcagatcttggaagcgacgagattccaaagagaagaaggagaacaaggcagaaaaagaagagaaagaaagggaagaagacaaggacaacgcagagagactgttcacaatcatctagcagtgttctcatctcaggttagatcaaatctacagtaggctcttgctgtgattacttgggaggttttagatattgtgggcagtaacgtgatccttgtatcccagttattctcttgtggttgttgcttgggttttgggcaagagattgagatttgtatattcattattctcatagtgaattatctctagtttgccccgtggtttttacccttcacattgaaggggttttccacgtatatcttggtgttctgtttgattgtgtttccattttattccgctgcgtattttggtcttctagtatttgttcctatacaaaggttattcctgtctaTATCCCCATCAGGTGAAAGGTTTAGGTAATTGAATAGACGCCAATACCGTAATAACGTTTGCATCGAAGTAAATACGTCTAAAGGATGACAACTACCCCTCTTGAGTAAAAAAATGATATCTCTTATAGGCAAGGCTTCCTCATTAGAGTGTTTGTTAAGAAGATTGACAAGTAGATGTTCATGCGACATCAGGCCCTTCTAGcacaaaaaatattagaaaaaattatcatTGATGTCTAAGTCAACCTAGCATGGTCTAAACTTGAGGGTGTATGAGTATTCGAGGTGGTGATCGAGGTGGCTTCAAGGTGGGAGTGTCGAGCTCCCAAGTTAGTGATGTCAAGGAAAATTTTTTGACTTGATTTCTCTAATACTCAAGTTAGTGATGAAGGTCTCATATaggtttttcttaaaaaaaaagctCTCTGGTGTAATGCCAAGATTAACTTTTATACCTAACCTTGAATGAGATAATTTATTAACTGTCTTAATGTCATCCTCTTAATGTTTGATCTACATGAGTAATAGGGGAGAGACAACCCAAAACGATCGACCTTGAAATTTTATCTACGCAGGTAGATAAGTAGAGGGTTATCTGTACCTTttacttttattataattttcatatgatgattatGTGTCGGATACcaattaattattaatatattttctacTGATCGACCCAATTATGAGAGTTAACTGTAATATAAGAGCTAATGTTCTTATGCaagtaatatttttatttgatcacGACTATAAATTTTCTATTGAAGGTTTTGAAACTAAAAAAAAGGGTGTAATCTActcttaataatatatatatatatatatatatatatatatatgatatattttaaatataaaattctcaaaataagatatattaaaattaataaataattaataaacaAGACAAGCCAGGGAAAACAAATGAAACAATAATCCCTACCTCTAAGAACATTAATAATTGATAAATttattatcattagaattaaaataaagaaATACAAAACTTTTGAAAAAGGATTTCTATATTGCATGGCAAAATTGTCGCAGCGAGTAGCGTTGCTAATCTCCCTTTCCATAAACATAATATATTTGTGTTCaacaaaatattataacaaattgAAAGCATTTCCTGCGACATTAATATTTCAACTGAGTCACTGTTGTTCGATTAACAATACGGTTGATGATGACGCTAATGGTTCGCACCACGGCTCAAACCTTGCGTGATCATTCCGCGTTCCTCGGTCGATCTCGTGGATCTGGATTCGCGAATCCGGAAGCTTCTACCCTCCTCTTCTCTGGAATCCTCCTTTTCCTCCCCGGCCCTTTATGACACGAAACCGTCCCGTTTAACGCCGATGTGAAAAGCCCAATCCGATCCtcgaagagaaaagaagagaagaaagaagaaggcaTATGGCGGACTCCACCTTCTTTGGTGATCCATTCCGCCGCTTTTTCTGGAGCCCTCTCGTCTGGTCCGGATCACCCTCCGCCCCCGCCGCCATGGACTGGCTCGAGACGCCTTCCTCCCACATCTTCAAGATCGACGTCCCAGGTACCGATTCTTTCCTCTTCGTCTTTGTCCCTTGGTGGTTTCTTCTAGGGTTTGGAATCGGTGCATCCTGGAACTTGGGGGGTCAGGGTCAGGGAGGGAGGACGTGAAGGTGCAGCTGGAGGAAGGGAACGTCCTCAGCATCAGGTCGGAGGGCTCATCAGCGACGGCCGCGAAGGAGGAGCAGCAGCTCAAGGAAGTGGTGTGGCACGTGGcggagagggggagagggagcTTCTCACGCCAGATTGCTCTGCCGGATAACGTGAGGGCGGATCAGATCAAGGCGCACGTCGAGAACGGCGTCCTCACCGTTGTCGTCCCCAAAGAGCCGCTCCCGCCCAAACCGAAGCCGAGGACCATCGCCGTCTCCAGCAAGCTCTGATGCATCGAAGAAGACCACGAGTAAATAAAATCGATGTCAATAATTAGTAGTGTTGGTTCAATGGTATCAACTCCTGTAGACGCTAAATCCCTTGCAATGAATGTGTTTTGATGTGTTGATTGGGATATGTCGCAAGAGAATTTGTATGGGAACATTCAGATGGATGTCGCAAGTGTATTAAATTGGAACACTGAGATAGATATGGGATggtttaaattaaattataataatttttaggatcataatatatataataattcttttcgaatgttatgaaaaataaagattgttttttattattgttttttttctGTTAGGTAGTAGTTATCAACCAAAGGATGCCCAACGATTTAGAATTTAAAAGTTTCAACGTAtcttatgttttttattttttattgtgatTGATCAATTTTGAAAAGATAATAAATGCAATCgagtttggattttttttttattcaatctGAATAGCTTGATTTTCttcttatgaataaagttttttCAAATCTATGATACAAATATACCTTTGGATATGTGATGGAAACTTTCTCTAAATCAATTTTCATCTAAACTTAAGAGTTTTTTATTTCGATAAAAATGTAGTATTAATCGTCTCTTGAGCTATATGTGACCAATTAATCATTTTTAATCTTACACAAATTCAGGTTTGTTGTATTGTTCAATTACATATTACTCGATCGATCGAAATGCAAGCTATTGGTGTGACTCATAGGTGTGTAAGAAATTGTTGATTTTGTAAGGAATTATTGATTTTGAACGTATTTACGATTTTATCCGCATGTGAACTTTAAAAAATACCATTGAAGACAAGGGAGACTTACAAACCCTTCGTTTCCATACCTCTCAATTCAACGTAAAACTAAATGTCCTTATCAATATCATAATTGGTTTGTCCTACCGCAAAAGCTAAATGTCCTTATCAATATCGTAATCCCTTATCAATATCGTAATCGGTTTGTCCCACCACAAAATAAGAAAAGTTAAATGCCCTTATCAATATGGTAATCGGTTTGTCCCACCACATAATAAGAAAAGCTAAATAACCTTATCAATATCGTAATCGATTTGTCCCACCACAGAATAAGAAAAGCATGATTAGAAGACAATAGGTATCATTTGACAACTAAATATTTTAGATGCTCATGAAACGAAATAAATTTTATACGAATAATCCCCACTCAAAATATCTTTCATGTGTGGTCGTGAACTAACAACATGTTATAAACATGTGTATATTACATTCACATTAAATTCGTACATCACTCACTGGGAACTTAATATTCTGTTTGATCATATAAACGGATTTGATGATGAATAGATTTCTTCCCTCTTTAGAGTTCTTTGCTTGTTGATtctaatgttgttgatgaatgaaCACAAGCTAAGCAGGAGAATCAAAGCTTCAACACAAGAAATTTCGACTGCCTATGCTCATTAAGATGGCAGAAACAATCTTTTTGTTTGTGGCGATGAGATCATCTACACTGACCCTCACTGGACATCATGTTTGTTTTATATATTTCAATCTTAATAATTGAGTTCATGTAACGTGACATATATCCATAAAGAAATCAACTTTCCTATTGAATAGGGCGACTTTGTACCCACTGCCCGCCTACAAGTAGATGCTGCCTCAGCTCCTCCGATACACCGAGCGACAATTGGAGATGGAGAACCAGTCACAGGTAGCCTTTGGATGGGGCGCAAGGGACGCATCCGGAGACCTCGCTCCCTTCTCTTTCTCGAGAAGGTACTCTCTTTTCTCTTGTCGATCGACTATTCTGGGTACTGTTGAAATAGAGCCAAAGTGCTTTTCACATGCTTCTTCCTCGCCTTGTTTTGTCTTGTGAGGTTGGAGATGCAGATGCGTACCTGACTTCTTGTAGAGGCTGCGTTCTGTTTTGGTTTATGGAAGGATGATACATTTTGGAGGTTTCTTGAAACCTATCCCACGAAAAAACGAACGTCTTACTGCAAAATATGAACTTGATAAGGACAGGATCCCTCGATTTgttcctgaacctgaacctggcaCACCAGTAGCTACTGCTGTCAAAGGATCACCCCCAAGCCTGGTCTGGAATATCGATTTTGTGTCGGTGGTGTGGGGGTTGGAGCAAGAGTTAGGTCAAACTTCGATGTagaacatcatcatcatcgtcatcctaTCTATTAGGGAAAAAAGTGTGTTGGATCCCTCGCTCTCTGAGATTGCATTTGGGGAAAACTAGAACCTCGTCCCTTGTTTATGTCAGTTGTCCTTCAAAGCTTGGTCCTACGAGATGTGTCAAGTATCCGCTTTGTGTAGAGCCTATAAATCATGATTATTCGTTTCATTGGGTGTTTTTGCCCTGTTTCTACATCTCTGTTCTGTAAAACAGAGATGTATCTTCACTCGTCCTTTCTAGAGGTTGCTGTGAACTAGTTGCCTGATCATAGCTAGTTTAACTGAATGTTAGATCTTCTTGTTCTATAGGTGAAATGGAAATCTTTTGTTAagaataatcttgacaattagaaGTCACAAGCATGAATTTCATCGTAAATGAGGTGGAAACTTGTGAATTATccctttcaaatcttcaacagttATTGACAAGTGAAACCAGTACATTGGGTTCCCCTTTCTTGGTACTCTATCCATCTTCCTATTTCTCACAGAATGTTTTCAAATGAGAGTTTGGGGTAACTCTGAACCGAATGTGGTGGAGGTGCCTTTATGTCATTTGGTAAAGTTACAAGTATGTCCTTGTGCAATATTGCTTAAAAATGATGTTTACCTCAAGCTAATAGTCTAACATCCCTAATAATTAAACTGAGGATAGTCTAAGTTTTTGAAAGAGGGCAGAATCCAGGGATTTGGACAACACATCAGCAATCCACTGTTCATGGAGTGTAAAGTGAATCTTAGACTTACCTGCAATCACCTATTCTGACACAAAATGAATATCCATTTCTTTGTGCTGATGATACCGAAGTTCATTGGCACTCAAAAATATCTACTTCATGTGGTTTGAAAACCCAAATTTCTCCTCCCATTCCCTTTATCCAAATCACATCAGTGAATGCATGAGCCACCGTTCTATATTTGGACTTAGGTTTAGAAGAAGCAACACGTACCTTCTTCATTACATGACCAAGCAACAAATTTGGCCCCATGAATAATACAAAATCCAGATTTGGAGCACTGAAATTTTCTACCAATATCAGAATAAGCTTGAAGAAGAAATTGAGATGTAGGTTAATATTATAGTGTAAAGTGCCTTGAAAATAATGAAGAATGGACTTTGTCATAGGAAGATTTAACTTATATGGGTTGATGCATGAATTGAGAAACCAGGTTGATAGAACGAGCTAAATTAAGCCTCGTAAATATGAGATAGTGCAACAACGTTGCTCCTATTATCTCTAGGATCATTCAATGGTGAACCATCAAATTGACTTAATTATCTTAGTCACATCCATGTGTGCTGTAGTTAGATTTGTTGCATACTTGTGTTGACATAAGAACAATGCATTATAAGAAAATATGCATAAATCAATCTTTGATCGCAAACTCTTTTGCTGATGTACAATTAAACAACTGACAACTTACTCCTATCAGCATTAAGAAACAGAAGAACTGATTACATTGGATCGAAAACCAGATACAAATAGATAATTGATGAATTCTTGAAACCCAGACTTGGGTGGTTTCTTGAAAGCACACAATGCCTTCTTTAACTAGCAAACTTGACTAGGAAATAAAAAGTGCACAAATCTTGGTGACTGTATATAGGTTCTTTTGAAACATCATTTAAGAATGCATTTTCAACATCAAGTAACCTCTCTGGCCAATTCAAGAAATAGCAGCACTAAGAACAGTACAAATAGTGATGGGTTTAAGTTtaaccatggtatgcaatttcgaataataccatctGGTATCAGCGGTACGTACTAGTCCGATGGCATATCGGTACGCGGATCGCTCGTTatcggacggaacgtgctacagtgctatactatagcactgctacagtattacAGTAAGAGGAAGATATATTTAAAACCATTTGGTAcgtcctggtgtaccgctcgatatgccttggtgtaccgagcggtacacggtatcgtaccataccgagccaacctcgaaacaccggtacggtacgattttGCATACCTTGGGTTTAACCATTGGATCGAAATTTCATTAATTTTAGGTCATGTTTCTTAGCTTCTGTGCAACTTGTCAAAGTTACAACTAAAGCTTATTGTAGAAGTGACTTCACAATAATGTTACAAGTTAGTAGTCTAACACCAACTATTCTTATGTTTCTTAGATCTATGTTTTGAAAATTCacaataaatcaaaatatttcaCAGAAAATGTGACTCTTTACATGTTCTGGCAGAGGGTAagttagagacaacatgaaaattaAACTACTGCAATATATTGATTTATTGCATCCACTCCAGAAAACTAGATCTAGATTGAAAATAAtctattttcttcttttattatcaaaataaatactTTAATATTGTGAAGATCATGAGGACAATAATCTGTTTCATGAATTATATAGTACTGTGTGATGACATGTAATGACTTGTCATGCTGTTCTCCAGGGCCACAGGGGATGATGATGTCACCTTAAAGATCTTGTATTGTGGAATATGCCATACAGACCTTCACATTATCAAGAATGACTGGGGAAATGCCATGTACCCCGTGGTCCCAGGGTACAAATGTTACCTTgctgtgttttttttttatttgcattTCCAATTCCAGCAAATTTTTATTCAAGTGGTCCAATGTTTGGTATTGCTTCTTTCACGCCTTAGTGTGTATGACTCTTTGGTCTTGACACCAAACATTTCAGATCTGATCTGCTGGATTCAGCTGCAGAATTGAATTTAGTGCACTAAGTATTGATCTGAGCTTTGATCATTCATACCACTGGGGTCAAGTTCAGAGGTATTCGTTGCTGCTTAGTTCAGAAACAAAACACTATATCTTACCTAGTTTCAGGGTTATATGTCAGCTTTCCTCCTtccacaaggtttgaaaccttctTTTTAGTGCATAAAATCTTAGCTTAATGTGCACCAACTTAAGAGCAGTAACGAAATACGTTCTTTATGTGACATTttctgtatcatgtcattcagtaAGGAAATGGGACTTCTTTCTCTGATTTTATTGTGTTTCTGCAGTTTCAGTAAATAACCTCCTAACAAATTTGGGATGGTGCAGATATATTTTGTGTAGTTAACTGCAGAATATACATAAGCTCTTGCACCATAT harbors:
- the LOC135623715 gene encoding 16.0 kDa heat shock protein, peroxisomal-like — translated: MADSTFFGDPFRRFFWSPLVWSGSPSAPAAMDWLETPSSHIFKIDVPGSGREDVKVQLEEGNVLSIRSEGSSATAAKEEQQLKEVVWHVAERGRGSFSRQIALPDNVRADQIKAHVENGVLTVVVPKEPLPPKPKPRTIAVSSKL